A region of Ochotona princeps isolate mOchPri1 chromosome 2, mOchPri1.hap1, whole genome shotgun sequence DNA encodes the following proteins:
- the RPTN gene encoding repetin yields MAELLNSILNVTKVFQKYAQENGDCASLCKKELKQLLYAEFGDILRRPNDPQTVDNILNLLDQDRNGQVDFHEYLLLVFQLAEACHRKLGNDSCENRCCQPKRRQERNRDRQFPENTGKQHSQQHEWERQNSCQSPSERQKKESHYSQSERQGQDSHCDQSEKQNTDSFHGQPEGQDQEFPYGQCKSQDRDFHHAQSRRQDKNYSFDQGEDSSSGQKMNHKSSRGQHKLLRNINASNQCEKPAQDSHYGQLKRLGQQSSHFGSFRPDASSCQTNQWDSGSRRLGKEADSYQRHKQGLDSQHDQTDNQGQSSHYSQTDTQRQSTCHGRTDTQGHNAHHSQTDTQGHSTHHGQKDIRRQSARHGQTDTRGHREAQTRHSEGEEQSHQTVKEQGHPRRSIHSHERHENPHEVQHRTPEEEQNYQRGHQQTHKDEQNHQRQDWQTYKEFQNYQPQQGRQNHEDEHNHKRQDRKSHEENRSHQQQWERQSWKKEEKHQESQDPSKGTQGPQQAYQSRDEVHNDKQSWDAQGTHSAWHLTQSSVKPQTRQQSASDSTKKAVAPNPFYNYVQEQKLYQC; encoded by the exons ATGGCTGAACTCCTGAACAGCATACTCAATGTGACCAAAGTGTTCCAGAAATACGCCCAAGAGAATGGGGATTGTGCCTCACTATGCAAGAAAGAATTGAAGCAACTACTCTATGCTGAGTTCGGAGATATCCTTCGG AGACCAAATGACCCACAGACAGTGGATAACATATTGAATCTCTTAGATCAAGACAGAAATGGTCAAGTTGATTTTCATGAATATCTGCTATTGGTGTTCCAGTTGGCTGAAGCCTGTCATCGTAAACTTGGCAATGATTCGTGTGAAAATAGATGCTGCCAGCCAAAAAGGAGACAGGAAAGAAACCGAGATCGTCAGTTTCCAGAAAACACAGGCAAACAACACAGTCAACAACATGAGTGGGAAAGGCAGAACTCCTGCCAGAGTCCATCTGAGAGACAAA AAAAGGAGTCCCACTACAGTCAGTCTGAGAGACAGGGCCAGGACTCTCACTGTGATCAGTCAGAGAAGCAAAACACAGACTCCTTCCATGGCCAACCTGAGGGACAGGACCAGGAGTTCCCCTATGGTCAGTGTAAGAGCCAAGACAGGGACTTCCATCATGCTCAGTCAAGGAGACAAGACAAGAATTACAGCTTTGATCAAGGTGAAGACTCTAGCTCAGGTCAAAAAATGAACCATAAATCTAGCCGTGGCCAACATAAATTGCTAAGAAATATTAATGCCTCAAATCAGTGTGAGAAACCAGCTCAAGATTCTCATTATGGGCAGTTAAAGAGACTTGGACAACAATCAAGCCATTTTGGGAGCTTCAGGCCAGACGCTAGCTCTTGCCAGACAAATCAATGGGATTCAGGCTCCAGGAGGCTGGGTAAAGAAGCAGACAGTTATCAAAGACACAAGCAAGGATTAGATTCTCAACATGACCAGACAGACAATCAGGGTCAGAGTTCACACTACagtcagacagacacacagagacagagtacCTGCCACGGTCggacagacacacagggacacaaTGCTCACCACAGTCAGACAGATACACAAGGACATAGTACCCACCATGGTCAGAAAGACATACGGAGACAGAGTGCCCGCCACGGTCAGACAGACACACGGGGACACAGAGAGGCCCAGACCAGACACAGTGAAGGTGAAGAACAGAGTCACCAGACAGTGAAAGAGCAGGGCCATCCAAGGCGGAGTATTCATAGCCATGAGAGACATGAAAATCCACATGAGGTGCAGCACAGAACCCCTGAGGAAGAACAAAATTATCAGAGAGGTCACCAGCAAACCCACAAGGATGaacagaaccaccagagacaagacTGGCAAACGTACAAAGAGTTTCAAAACTACCAGCCACAACAGGGCAGACAAAACCATGAAGATGAGCATAACCacaaaagacaagacagaaaaaGCCATGAAGAGAATCGAAGCCATCAGCAACAATGGGAGAGGCAAAgctggaagaaggaagaaaagcatcAGGAGTCTCAGGATCCCAGCAAGGGAACCCAAGGACCCCAGCAAGCCTATCAAAGCAGAGATGAAGTCCACAATGACAAACAGAGCTGGGATGCACAAGGAACACACTCAGCCTGGCACCTAACCCAAAGCAGTGTGAAGCCTCAGACGAGACAACAGAGTGCAAGTGATTCTACCAAGAAAGCTGTGGCTCCCAACCCCTTCTATAATTACGTACAAGAACAGAAATTGTATCAGTGTTAG